Proteins from one Podospora pseudocomata strain CBS 415.72m chromosome 4, whole genome shotgun sequence genomic window:
- a CDS encoding hypothetical protein (COG:S; EggNog:ENOG503NX0D), with protein MPRQDLEYPKEAHNTVKRYNHLAEYSLRTIHSIINSTPLLHISFNTPNTPYPATIPMIGQMGSFDRPSADLGDVLDLYIHGYISARLTNLTRTPSGLPITVSASTVDGLLLSLTPFSHGYNFRSAVLFGHATVVTDPAEKLYAMELITNKVVPNRWNEARTPPTAGEMAATAVMKVKIDTGSAKVRTGPPKDDKGDLENEEVREKVWVGTVPVYTVLGEPKVAEYNLAKEVPKTLVEWRKEVNQDAKVYAELAAVKNLAPEKKKQDDN; from the exons atgCCTCGTCAAGACCTCGAATACCCAAAAGAAGCTCACAACACCGTGAAGCGCTACAACCACCTAG CTGAATACTCCCTCCGAACAATCCACTCCATAATcaactccacccccctcctccacatctccttcaacacccccaacaccccctacCCAGCCACAATCCCCATGATCGGCCAAATGGGCTCCTTCGACCGCCCCTCAGCCGACCTAGGCGACGTCCTAGACCTCTACATCCACGGCTACATCTCGGCccgcctcaccaacctcacccgcACACCCTCGggcctccccatcaccgtctccgcctccacagtcgacggcctcctcctctccctcacccccttctcccacgGGTACAACTTCCGCTCCGCCGTCTTGTTCGGACACGCCACCGTCGTGACAGACCCGGCAGAGAAGCTTTACGCAATGGAGCTCATCACGAATAAGGTGGTTCCAAACCGGTGGAACGAGGCCCGGACACCGCCGACGGCCGGCGAGATGGCTGCCACGGCGGTGATGAAAGTCAAGATTGATACCGGCAGCGCCAAGGTGAGGACTGGGCCGCCGAAAGATGACAAGGGTGATTTGGAGaatgaggaggtgagggagaaggtgtgGGTTGGGACGGTGCCGGTGTACACTGTGCTTGGGGAGCCAAAGGTGGCAGAGTATAATCTGGCAAAGGAGGTGCCAAAGACGTTGGTGGAGTGGAGGAAAGAGGTGAACCAAGACGCAAAGGTGTATGCTGAGCTCGCAGCGGTGAAAAACTTGGCtccagagaagaagaagcaggatgACAACTGA
- the NAG1_2 gene encoding Glucosamine-6-phosphate isomerase (Glucosamine-6-phosphate deaminase) (GNPDA) (GlcN6P deaminase) (COG:G; EggNog:ENOG503NVFS): MRLIIRDNGEAASRYAANYIVERINIFRPGPTNPFVLGLPTGSSPEIVYRILVEKHRAGKVSFQNVVTFNMDEYIGLPRDHPESYRSFMHKHFFSQIDINPDNINMLDGNASDLEAHCSDYEAKIKALGGINLFLAGIGEDGHIAFNEPGSSLASRTRVKTLTYDTILANSRFFGNDVGKVPKMALTVGVQTILDSREVVALIIGARKAIALQHCIEQGVNHMWTLSALQLHPYPLIVCDEDATLELQVKTVKYFKSIEQVARSNGLEQCLPLKISTSHVPTLHDTPPSPAQTPVRFRMRIPTKAELFGESAYTVESGCPSPRLDSMSARIKKDERCPSPRFDAMSSRLKSDKADHSDHDRAPDSDSLWRFILPLQLQDHKDGHSGTTD, encoded by the exons ATGAGACTCATCATCAGAGACAACGGAGAGGCTGCCAGCCGATACGCCGCCAACTACATTGTCGAGAGAATCAACATCTTCCGCCCTGGCCCAACAAATCCCTTTGTACTAGGTCTTCCTACCGGATCCAGTCCTGAGATCGTATACCGAATTCTTGTCGAGAAGCATCGTGCCGGCAAGGTCTCGTTTCAAAATGTTGTGACCTTCAACATG gaCGAGTATATTGGACTCCCACGAGACCATCCCGAGAGCTACCGCTCGTTTATGCACAAACACTTCTTCTCGCAAATCGATATCAATCcggacaacatcaacatgctTGATGGCAACGCCTCCGACCTAGAGGCCCATTGTTCCGACTACGAagccaagatcaaggctcTGGGAGGAATCAACCTCTTCCTGGCGGGcattggtgaagatggccaCATCGCCTTCAACGAGCCCGGCTCGAGCTTGGCCTCTCGCACTCGCGTCAAGACACTTACCTacgacaccatcctcgccaacagCCGCTTCTTTGGTAATGACGTGGGAAAGGTACCCAAGATGGCCTTGACTGTTGGAGTTCAGACTATTCTCGACTCCCGCGAAGTGGTTGCCCTCATCATCGGTGCCCGCAAGGCCATTGCTCTCCAACACTGCATCGAGCAAGGGGTGAATCACATGTGGACCTTGTCTGCCTTGCAGTTGCATCCATATCCTCTGATTGTGTGCGACGAGGACGCCACACTGGAGCTGCAGGTAAAGACGGTCAAGTACTTCAAGAGTATTGAGCAGGTTGCTCGATCCAATGGCCTTGAGCAATGCCTGCCTCTCAAAATCAGCACCAGTCATGTGCCCACGCTTCATGAtacaccaccgtccccggcGCAGACGCCTGTTCGGTTCAGGATGCGAATCCCCACGAAAGCGGAATTATTTGGCGAGTCGGCGTACACGGTCGAGTCCGGTTGCCCTTCTCCCAGATTAGACTCCATGTCGGCTCGAATCAAGAAAGACGAACGATGCCCTTCACCGCGCTTTGATGCCATGTCCAGTCGGCTCAAGAGTGACAAGGCCGATCACTCCGACCATGATCGGGCGCCTGATTCCGACAGCCTATGGCGTTTTATTTTGCCGCTACAACTGCAAGACCACAAAGATGGCCACAGCGGCACAACAGACTAA
- a CDS encoding hypothetical protein (COG:U; EggNog:ENOG503P032), producing MANNGTTTQALIGAFTFGSVVYAASAALVLYINGHGAAVFRDSQRLVLVLFLISSALWAAIDFATTLIDTTGSSMPCQIGVIFASIFDQLARFSIEQFLLWALNSNKGGKLSVVQLLPQILILARFLAGAVFVGFTRPQTDDYCLATTSALPVGVAVLALDAIIIVLLIQKAYSSGGAAKTNSRSLTSVLLGLICWTAASIVMLLGITTIPSAARTALPAGGLLVLIVFITAGAMTLISSRKSDSGLPEAPSPRRINISRDISTADSEYPPSRFEDLKEANIRSSRSFVNPREVPNTKDETSAGFPFAMSVATQGVPAMPPPVSSEYVRQLERSASQKKGMWGDFGKRTSSTGGRPVIGKPVLQSNEDGNPLNKITVIDLQSAIMADKERRQTRIEEEGSLSVSHRSVMQSMHLTPEEGVKRAASMKRKEVASVSSRQSAFPGGLQADSSASTTSAQLSPASDETRRRSPRQPEPEEQRPWTPEKLTPAPQPARASQNDVRPVTVLLQANVPQPIQRPGIRPSRQLPPSPDTPPQEAAKTPLQRRPTIGLPTNPRARGIQVGKEMGASSQHKTIMFINNIEYHDPVAVGNIMSRANTLPLKPAPTSKAPARVASVVNRPRPIPRKPDNIASPSHRRSKSASSLLGRKSILDATSGSPTQLPPLPPAPRSVGLPARPQPNNTKSMTFDEKMTLLFPAPPRSKSVRRRSSSVPELPRIPMSYLDTTSSTSEADNQTVSNRTTKTSVRTDSILEVDEIPRKESNVQATDETSKAWISAFEAGKQEDKRKSSPVIPAIRASAWTETTVDDLGTATNWSSMNSPEYAMPMAIMPAQGLPAAVRMPAKQVAEEPKEETRVVESRNSDDVPFMLDTSTFSKFGMRKSWLVDDEVTIPAPEEPEPEPVPEPVSAPKPAPQSQWHRRVGDECPAFSKDCLSKKGCRKTPPTPLSLRTPNKKAVIVHAEPSPLESPEHALQQIQAQLKKLEEPEVNADTPSQRLALLEMMEKEMGMQVDHWKEMKHDIGRDSLSSVQTSSPAVKRDSVASVANIVPETANTRVSIGSDRRASRVARLSKHSSMSKIEEQPSVRNSGSAQMSKWQKRLTEAQMEYMDARLLRESSVNFLQLTRAQLASPTPPESDASSINLPEEEEVPPVPELPAKCLEQTPEPSPEQPKAEWLWTPPSRFSAPAGLLWTAPIKVAETEVVLPSLSVRPMARKEPEPLQIHSTHLWRKPYTNTSRSTTGLWKPVWASAAPPAEPVKRVSQVAAPQPQKAPRPVTQRPPRRNKRVTLLPDIIENPEPLPNKRGTLGIFQFPWGEKSDTASVQARPPVLMAMPGTMASGAPVRSQQTELNEYSSSFFDDYDDDNDIVDSMNSDEDGSDDGFDETTLWEIASLLKVDNVPSRSSLVPSEDSVLGDYVEELESDDEDQSSREQSIVIGLAEPSELVVSRKRDSATLESDALTILNDAVYQPEAQVQKKPVSKPVARIGLPSNPRPAPPAPVAESQVPAAPASAPKQPQFPRHPIKSTQAETAVKQVSAGLWSPPVTLDKDSSRGGLFAVDSNRTVYRTTTEEPAAQYMSRSPRPAERKPLDSLVSTSLWTAQTEARKTERNWIQNKTVSAGLWTPPVTDRSSSRGGLFVVDPSRTVFRTTTEEPAAQYMSRSPRPADHKPLDKLASTSLWTVEAVVKTERNWIQSKPVSVVTGVWSPPVVCRSSSPQGLFTVDPSRTVYRTTTEEPAARFMSRSPRPVERKPLEQLKSTSLWTLEAVTKTERNWIQGQAKPKKTTRPEFSLADWRAALNEAVAASYPKVTRIAATAAEWDAALEEALALSYPAKFDSSVRHPVFAAKSLITRSEWFHPAATGYTYDVANVHPVFFGSLAITCPLESVHPAISSYAAKKLRRQASKAKRERSASSSTRSRRDTIQAQIEALEQERLFAQQFAQAEYRRRNTSISALFPPPPPIPTEEPTMATTTFETVQDIQRRLSHRIRESLVISRQTTPEQTPVSTPARTHSRSKPSVSRSHKSSRSKVPAVVPTKPAATLWAPPAAVTVIPSQQMWGLAKGVNTPTVDGAVEDAESAARRQKGRKTIQKKARKVEILGQIRAVKRGEDPFERFEGQGLWAAVPVVEKKSEVDWLHKVCVAKPVVEMKVGRERRRTSVSLVPIPERREVVSEEESWRAGHGRGESKGSKVVLRY from the exons ATGGCGAACAACGGTACCACCACGCAGGCCCTCATTGGGGCCTTTACCTT TGGAAGCGTGGTCTATGCTGCCTCGGCGGCTCTCGTTCTTTACATCAACGGCCATGGTGCTGCGGTATTCCGCGACAGCCAGAGGCTGGTCCTCGTATTATTTCTTATTTCTTCGGCCCTATGGGCTGCCATCGATTTTGCTACGACGCTCATCGATACCACAGGCTCATCGATGCCATGTCAAATCGGTGTTATTTTCGCTTCTATTTTCGACCAATTGGCGAGGTTCTCGATCGAACAGTTCTTGCTGTGGGCTTTGAATTCTAACAAGGGGGGCAAGCTTTCGGTGGTGCAGTTGCTACCCCAGATTCTCATTTTGGCCCGGTTTCTCGCCGGTGCCGTGTTTGTCGGCTTCACTCGACCTCAGACCGACGACTATTGCCTCGCGACGACCTCGGCTCTCCCTGTCGGCGTTGCTGTGCTGGCTCTGGATGCTATCATCATTGTTCTTCTGATCCAGAAGGCCTACTCGAGTGGCGGTGCTGCGAAGACAAACTCCAGGTCTCTCACCTCAGTTTTGCTAGGTCTGATTTGCTGGACAGCTGCCAGCATTGTGATGCTgctcggcatcaccaccatcccatctGCCGCTAGGACAGCTCTCCCTGCCGGCGGACTGTTGGTGCTGATCG TTTTCATTACGGCTGGCGCCATGACTTTGATCTCGTCTAGGAAATCCGACTCTGGGCTTCCCGAGGCCCCTTCACCGAGACGCATCAACATCAGTCGTGATATTTCGACCGCTGACTCGGAATATCCCCCAAGCCGGTTTGAGGATTTGAAGGAGGCCAACATTCGCTCATCGAGGAGCTTCGTCAACCCTAGAGAGGTACCAAATACCAAGGATGAGACCAGTGCTGGGTTCCCCTTCGCCATGAGCGTCGCTACCCAAGGAGTACCAGCGATGCCGCCACCCGTGAGCTCCGAATATGTCCGCCAGTTGGAGAGATCGGCTTCTCAGAAGAAGGGCATGTGGGGCGATTTTGGAAAGAGGACATCTTCCACAGGGGGAAGGCCAGTGATTGGCAAGCCAGTCCTCCAGTCTAACGAGGATGGTAACCCATTAAACAAGATCACGGTTATTGATCTTCAGTCGGCGATCATGGCGGATAAGGAGAGGAGACAGACCaggattgaggaggagggaagccTATCGGTGTCGCACCGGTCCGTCATGCAGTCGATGCATTTGACTCCCGAGGAGGGCGTCAAGCGGGCTGCCAGcatgaagagaaaggaggtgGCTTCAGTTTCATCCCGTCAGAGTGCCTTCCCTGGAGGTCTGCAAGCCGACAGCTCTgcctccacaacctcggcCCAGCTTTCTCCTGCCAGTGATGAGACTCGTCGTAGATCAccacgccagccagagccagaggagCAACGGCCCTGGACCCCTGAGAAGCTGACTCCTGCCCCTCAACCTGCGAGGGCATCCCAAAATGACGTTCGTCCAGTAACAGTGTTGCTGCAAGCCAACGTCCCTCAGCCGATCCAAAGACCTGGCATCCGCCCGTCGCGACAGCTGCCTCCCTCGCCCGACACCCCTCCTCAGGAAGCAGCCAAGACGCCGCTCCAGAGAAGACCCACGATTGGtctcccaaccaacccaagaGCTCGCGGCATCCAGGTTGGCAAGGAGATGGGTGCTTCGTCGCAGCACAAGACCATCATgttcatcaacaacatcgagTATCACGACCCGGTTGCTGTTGGAAATATCATGAGCAGGGCGAACACTCTGCCCTTGAAGCCAGCCCCAACTTCCAAGGCTCCGGCCAGGGTTGCTTCAGTCGTCAACCGTCCGCGACCTATCCCACGCAAGCCGGATAACATTGCTTCTCCCAGCCATCGCAGAAGCAAGTCTGCCAGCTCTCTTTTGGGAAGGAAGTCCATTTTGGATGCGACTTCTGGCAGCCCTACTCAGCTCCCCCCGCTCCCACCTGCTCCCAGAAGCGTGGGATTGCCTGCGAGGCcacaacccaacaacaccaagagcaTGACCTTTGACGAGAAGATGactctcctcttccccgcTCCACCCAGGTCAAAGTCCGTTAGACGCAGATCCTCCTCAGTGCCCGAGCTCCCCAGAATTCCCATGTCCTACCTGGATACTACTTCCTCTACAAGTGAAGCCGACAATCAGACGGTGTCCAACCGCACCACCAAGACATCTGTACGGACTGATAGCATCCTCGAAGTGGACGAGATTCCGCGGAAAGAGTCAAATGTCCAAGCCACGGACGAAACAAGCAAGGCATGGATTAGTGCCTTTGAGGCTGGCAAGCAAGAAGACAAGCGCAAGTCTTCGCCAGTCATTCCTGCAATCCGAGCCTCAGCTTGGACCGAGACTACTGTGGACGATTTGGGAACAGCCACAAACTGGAGCTCCATGAATTCTCCCGAGTACGCCATGCCCATGGCCATCATGCCGGCTCAGGGTCTCCCTGCCGCTGTTCGGATGCCTGCTAAGCAGGTTGCTGAAGagcccaaggaggagaccaGGGTTGTCGAGTCTCGCAACAGCGATGACGTGCCTTTCATGCTCGACACGTCTACCTTTTCCAAGTTCGGTATGCGGAAATCCTGGCTCGTGGACGATGAAGTAACCATTCCGGCCCCCGAGGAGCCTGAGCCTGAACCAGTCCCCGAGCCTGTCTCTGCGCCCAAGCCTGCACCTCAGAGCCAGTGGCACAGGCGTGTTGGTGACGAGTGCCCTGCGTTTTCCAAGGACTGCTTGAGCAAGAAGGGATGCAGAAAGACACCCCCTACTCCTCTTTCGCTTCGCACccccaacaagaaggccgtCATCGTTCACGCTGAGCCTTCCCCTCTGGAGTCGCCAGAACACGCTCTGCAACAGATTCAGGCCCagctcaagaagctggaggagcctGAAGTCAATGCTGACACGCCTTCTCAGCGTTTGGCCCTGCTCGAAATGATGGAAAAGGAAATGGGCATGCAGGTTGATCACTGGAAGGAGATGAAGCACGACATCGGTCGTGACTCTCTCTCGAGCGTCCAGACCAGCTCACCCGCCGTCAAGCGTGACTCTGTCGCCAGCGTTGCCAACATTGTCCCCGAGACCGCCAACACCAGAGTGAGCATCGGATCTGACCGCAGGGCTTCCCGCGTTGCTCGCCTGTCCAAGCACAGCAGCATGTCCAAGATTGAGGAGCAACCTTCGGTCCGCAACTCTGGCAGCGCTCAGATGAGCAAGTGGCAGAAGCGCTTGACTGAGGCGCAGATGGAGTACATGGACGCCCGTCTCCTCCGCGAGAGCAGCGTCAACTTCTTGCAGCTCACCAGAGCTCAGCTTGCGAGCCCAACTCCCCCGGAGTCTGACGCATCCTCCATCAATCTTccggaagaggaagaggttccCCCTGTCCCAGAGCTCCCGGCGAAGTGCCTCGAGCAGACTCCCGAGCCCTCTCCGGAGCAGCCCAAGGCCGAGTGGCTCTGGACCCCGCCAAGCAGGTTTTCCGCCCCTGCTGGTCTTTTGTGGACTGCTCCCATCAAGGTTGCCGAGACCGAGGTTGTCCTCCCCAGCCTTTCTGTCCGCCCCATGGCCAGAAAGGAGCCGGAGCCCCTCCAGATTCACAGCACCCACCTCTGGCGCAAGCCttacaccaacaccagccgGTCCACCACCGGACTCTGGAAGCCCGTCTGGGCCTCAGCTGCTCCCCCAGCTGAGCCAGTCAAGCGTGTCTCACAGGTTGCGGCGCCTCAGCCCCAGAAGGCTCCTCGTCCGGTGACACAGCGCCCGCCTCGTCGCAACAAGCGCGTCACTCTTCTCCCTGATATCATCGAGAACCCCGAGCCCTTGCCTAACAAGAGGGGCACTCTCGGCATCTTCCAGTTCCCCTGGGGAGAAAAGTCCGACACGGCCTCCGTCCAGGCTCGCCCTCCTGTCTTGATGGCCATGCCTGGTACCATGGCCTCTGGTGCACCTGTCCGTTCCCAGCAGACTGAGCTCAACGAATACTCTTCTTCGTTCTTTGATGATTACGATGACGACAATGACATCGTTGACAGCATGAActctgatgaagatggtagCGACGATGGCTTCGATGAGACCACCCTCTGGGAGATTGCCAGCCTACTCAAGGTTGACAACGTCCCCTCTAGAAGCAGCTTGGTTCCCTCTGAGGACTCTGTTTTGGGTGACTATGTTGAAGAGCTCGAGTCCGATGATGAGGACCAGTCTTCCCGCGAGCAATCCATTGTCATTGGCCTTGCTGAGCCCAGCGAGCTGGTTGTTAGCCGCAAGCGTGATTCTGCCACCCTCGAGAGCGATGCCCTTACGATCCTCAACGATGCCGTCTATCAGCCCGAAGCCCAAGTCCAGAAGAAGCCCGTGTCCAAGCCTGTTGCCAGGATTGGCCTGccttccaacccccgcccAGCTCCGCCCGCCCCCGTCGCCGAGTCGCAAGTGCCGGCTGCCCCGGCCTCGGCACCCAAGCAACCCCAGTTTCCTCGCCACCCCATCAAATCCACCCAGGCCGAGACCGCTGTCAAGCAGGTCTCTGCAGGTCTGTGGAGCCCACCCGTCACATTGGATAAAGATTCTTCGCGGGGTGGGTTGTTCGCCGTTGACTCGAACCGCACCGTATACCGCACTACCACCGAGGAGCCTGCTGCTCAGTACATGAGCCGCAGCCCCCGTCCGGCTGAGCGCAAGCCTCTCGACAGTTTGGTATCGACTTCCCTCTGGACTGCTCAGACCGAGGCTCGCAAGACCGAGCGCAACTGGATTCAGAACAAGACAGTCTCTGCTGGCTTGTGGACCCCACCTGTCACTGATAGATCTTCCTCGCGGGGAGGTCTGTTTGTGGTTGACCCCAGCCGCACTGTCTTCCGGACCACCACTGAGGAACCTGCTGCTCAGTACATGAGCAGAAGCCCTCGCCCGGCTGACCACAAGCCCCTCGACAAGCTTGCCTCGACCTCTCTTTGGACTGTTGAGGCTGTCGTCAAGACTGAGCGCAACTGGATTCAATCCAAGCCAGTGTCGGTTGTTACTGGTGTGTGGAGCCCGCCTGTCGTTTGCAGATCTTCTTCGCCTCAAGGTCTCTTTACCGTCGACCCCAGCCGTACCGTATACCGCACCACCACTGAGGAGCCCGCTGCTCGTTTCATGAGCCGTAGTCCCCGTCCTGTTGAGCGCAAGCCACTTGAGCAGCTCAAGTCGACTTCTCTTTGGACCCTCGAGGCAGTCACCAAGACTGAACGCAACTGGATTCAGGGGCAggccaagcccaagaagaccaCCCGTCCTGAGTTCAGCCTTGCCGATTGGCGCGCCGCTTTGAACGAGGCTGTTGCCGCTAGCTACCCCAAGGTTACTCGCAtcgctgccaccgccgccgaatGGGACGCCGCTCTTGAAGAGGCCCTCGCCCTTTCTTATCCTGCCAAGTTTGACTCCTCGGTCCGCCACCCCGTCTTCGCGGCCAAGAGTTTGATCACTCGCTCCGAGTGGTTCCACCCCGCTGCCACTGGTTATACCTACGACGTAGCCAACGTTCACCCCGTCTTCTTTGGCTCTCTGGCCATCACCTGCCCTCTTGAGTCTGTCCACCCAGCTATCTCTTCCTACGCCGCCAAGAAGCTCCGTCGTCAGGCTTCCAAGGCCAAGCGTGAGCGttcggcctcctcatctACCCGCAGCAGAAGGGACACGATCCAAGCCCAGATTGAAGCTTTGGAGCAAGAGAGGTTATTCGCCCAGCAGTTTGCCCAGGCTGAATACCGCCGCCGCAAcacctccatctccgccctcttcccaccacctccccccatcccaacagAGGAGCCCACCATGGCGACGACAACGTTTGAGACGGTGCAGGACATTCAGCGCCGGTTGAGCCATCGCATCCGCGAGTCCCTCGTTATTTCTCGCCAGACCACGCCTGAGCAAACCCCCGTGTCCACCCCTGCTAGGACTCACTCCCGCTCCAAGCCTTCTGTTTCCAGATCTCACAAGTCGAGCAGGTCGAAGGTCCCTGCTGTTGTCCCTACCAAGCCGGCTGCCACTCTCTGGGCGccccctgctgctgtgacTGTAATCCCGTCGCAGCAGATGTGGGGGTTGGCTAAGGGTGTTAACACCCCTACTGTTGACGGTGCTGTTGAAGACGCTGAGAGCGCTGCTAGGAGGCAAAAGGGAAGGAAGACGATtcagaagaaggcgaggaaggtggaGATTTTGGGGCAGATTAGGGctgtgaagaggggggaggatccTTTTGAGAGGTTTGAGGGGCAGGGGTTGTGGGCGGCTGTGCCAGTagttgagaagaagagtgaGGTTGACTGGTTGCACAAGGTTTGTGTTGCGAAGCCGGTTGTGGAGATgaaggttgggagggagaggaggaggacgagtgTTAGTTTGGTGCCGATtccggagaggagggaggttgtgagcgaggaggagagttgGAGGGCGGGgcatgggaggggggagagtaAGGGGAGCAAGGTTGTGTTGAGATATTAG